CGCTGGCGCTTGTAGGTTCTGTGACCGGAGGGAGGGAGGATCCCAGCCCCCAACTCCTCATCCGAactcctcttcctctccctccgtCCAGATCCGGTGCTGAACGAAGCGTATATACTGTTTTATTTACCGCCTTGCCACTCTGGGTTAAACAACTGGCAGACTGTCCACCGCAAGACAGCCGAAGCttgtgactaaaaaaaaaaacccaccaaacaaacaaaaaaacaaaacaaaacaaaaataaccaacaataaaaaaaaccaaacaaacaaaaaacaaaagaaaaaaaaaccaaggatGAAAACAAGACCTCACCTTCTCGAGCGTGCGATGGTCGATGCGAAAGACGCACAAACAAGTCGTTACCACCCgacaaagaaactttttatcCTAAATCAACTGATGCAAACTGCTGTTACGGTTCAAAGAAAACGATCATTAatgtgttttgctgttttatttagttttgaataGTATTTTGTTAGACGGCTTGTTCATactaatgtttttttaattcacagcAGAATATTTTCACGAATGATTGCCTCCTGTTAAAGAACAGTCACGATCATACCACGTGTTTGCGAATATGtctgtatgtgcgcgcgcgcgttcgTTTGtgctcaggtttttttttctttttaatgtatcTGCTGTTGGTGTGATTTTTAATGGTCTTAATGGCAGTGTTGATCGTGAACTTTGTCAACGGGTTTCGGAACGGAGGACACTATAGCTACCCCCAGGGCTTGGTGATAGGTAATAAAATATGTGGCACTATAACGGCCGGCTGAGACCCGTCTGCATCAATCAAGTGATGTGACTGAAGGAACGAAAAATGACCCttaaggacacacacacaaacacacacacacaaacaaacgcaccAAGAATAAACGCATATATTTGTAACGCGGGACTGAGTATATTCAGGACAACTACAAATGTCAGCTTTGAGCAACAATTCGCACGACGATCgttaatatttttcactaaCTTATCCATGTTTTAAACACTCGGTAAGATGGCCTACAGACGACGGACTAGTCTGCCTACGTCACACCCGAATGTGTTGTTACCTTCTGCGTCAACCGCGAGTAACCACGGACATGGGGAACGGGTGCAGGGGGTTGATGTTTAACGCACAGCCACCAACTAACTTCCAAACAacaagccctgtaaacaggtgcaggtgacagaaaatgaaaaacgtgATGATAGAGAAACCAGCGATAACAGCGATGACGACACACTTGTCACAGCGTTCAGGACAACAGCAAATCTTTACCTGAAATCCGCTATCTCTGAGGTACGGCCACCCTGCGCTCATTCAAATCAGAAAACGAACAGCTGGCGCCATGGATGAACCTCCAACATGACGCTTCATTGACGTCACAGGAGGGTGCGTAATTGCTTCGCCGGGCAATTGCACGTCACATACGTCACATACGTCTCTATGGTAACTACATAGTGGCTCACGGCAGAGCTCCACTTTTTTCTCCCTAAACCTCCTTTCACAGAGCCCATCATCGGGGTAGGGTTTTGCCGGGTACTGTCGTTTCCTTTACCCATCTCTATCATCCCTCAAACCCCCTTTCCTAACATAGAGTGCGAAATAATTGCTGTCTGGGAATACTTTCTTACCAAATAAACCAACCAGATACAGTCGCTTGTCACCAAGGAGTCTCTTAGCTCGGATCTCGTGATTATTTTTCTGGATGTAGCAGCCATCTCAGTTGACTGTAAGGAGAGGGTGAGGATCTCCTTCACCTACAccacaaaagaaatattcacGACACACCTTCAGTCACATTACAGACCTTAATCGAACACTTGTCGACGATGGGATTATATTTGGCAACATCGTTCTATGGATGTTTCCAGAGAATCGTGACCTTTACCCGAAATGTCAGTTTACCCTCTTCTGATGTCGATTCATCTCCGCGTGTCTGTGCttactatgaaaataaaaatatcaaaacatatttAGCAAGTCACGATCAGCGTCACTTAGTTTTAAATGCACAACTGTGTTTCTCTTAAATTATGTAAACAGAGCAAGCAAAAGTACGTTTTTTAAATGACCCAAAATATATAGAGATCTTTGTGTCCTGCGGGCAAGGCCCCATCTTGTTTATCTCCGGTCACGCGCCATTTGTGAGATGAAAGACAAAGTTTTGTGAACACCCCGCGTGATCAACCGTCGCGCTTGACATGGATGGTGGCAGTAGGTATGAAGACAGTCGTCGACCACGACCTCCTCAAGTCCAGGCAGCTTGATGATTTGTTCCAACTAAGCAAAATGTTGCCCCCAACACATGTCGCACCTCAGCGCGCGTGCGTCGGTAAGCAAATTAAGACCTACAGTATTGATCTCCCTTTGCTTACAGGAAGATGGCGCAGCTGCGGTTAAGCCAACCAGTGATTCTCtactcactctttctttctttttatttttcgcCTGAGGCCACAGTAACTTCTTCGTGGATGTGGGTTGTTGGTCGATGTGACAGCCGGTGACAGCCACTACGAGCTGTGAATGTACCCGTCGCCCACAGCGGCAAAGAACCCTTCAAGCTTTATTGGACATTTTCAAAGATGAGTTATCCAGAAATGGATCTTTGCCTGTGTATCAAAATGCAACCTCTTCTTGTTAAATTttggaaatttgaaaaaaaagtcttttcttATAGTCTACCATCTGTGGAGACACAGGCTACTGCCATGTCCTGTCCAGAAAGACTTCTCTGTCTTTATGATTTTACTTCTTTCGCAGATGCAGAACATTTGTTTCtgacatattatttttgtaactagTTCAAGAAACAGATGCAAGAACAAGATGTTTCCAAGTCTGTGACCATCTGGAGCACATCTACAAGTATGTCGTCGCAGAAGCTTCCGCAATATTTTGTAGCTTCGCTTTTTAGTTCATTttactgaagaaagaaaaacaaaggaaattgGTGCTTGAAAGGcacaaggaaaaaatattagcagaatgtgtttttacattttttttattttttattttttgctactTTGGTGTTATCTCAAGCATCTTAACCAGATGCTACAAGCCCCTGTGACACGCCAAACTGCCGCTTTCCCCCTTTCCGAAGGATCTACgttaaacatctttaaaaaaataataaaaaaaataaaggaagtatATAAATCGTACGATGCTACACGATACTGACCTGAGGCATGAATCCTTGATTAGAGGAAGAATTGTAGGatagaagaaaggaagagggaGCGAGGAGAAGGAAGTTTTTCTCGCTGAAcagattttttaagaaaataatgggAAAACGTGTCGAGCTCCTCATcatagatatttatttattgaagaagCCTTCGGCCTATTTCAAGGGGAATCCAAACAGTACACagtacaatataaaacaatgtaataaatatacacCCTAAGCTTCACCAACAGTATGATGAATTAGTCAACTATTAGTTAAATTTCATACTTCACATGCCTCATGAATGTAATTTGCTAAATTATAAACTATATACTTACTAGTATTTGTTAATAGCACGGATACACGGAAAATAAATGGATATtggtcatttaaaaacaaaaacaaggtacacacacacacaaacaaattcaATTATTCTAATTATTATCATAGTTCAGTTTATGAAGCTTACATGATACCATGTTGAACGGGGCTTTAGGGACTTCCATCGCATGTCTCGAAACggatacaaaaaacaaaaacaaaaacaaaaacaaaatacggAGCTGCAAGCAAAATTAAGGAAAGATGAACGAAATACGAAGAAATGCAGACTATGTCCTGAAAGCATAAAGACCCGATGTGTGGGCTGATGTGTATGGATTCGAACTCGTCAGAGGACCTGACACTTTTCCGTTTGACAGCCTTGCGTAATGTGTACTTGACACTTCAGATTTCTCGGGTGACTCACGAGCAACAGCCCCCGGGTCGTTAGAAACGTGTTGCTAAGATACGTCCGACCGATACAAGTGGACTTTGGCGACGTCTGGGTCAACCAGACGTCAACCACGACATGTACGTCCTTCCAACGTAGCTTTGACGTAATGATCCTGCCCTTGAGGCTAACGGGCGTCGTACATTCGACATCGCCTATCAGTACTCTAACAATGCTTTTATCGTAAAAAATGACTAATTATTTATGAGATGCAACTCCCGTATTTGATTTGTATGTGCCCTTGCGCACGGAGAGCAGAATGGCTGGTCACCAGCCCCTGAAAATCTGTCGTAAAAAAGCCGTAAAACATATATCAGTGACACCAACAGACGGTTAACCCTTCGGTGAAGCTATGTTTctacctgcattttttttttccagaccgCTGTGGACACTGCCTCATGCCAGTATGATCACAGACTAACCCCCgtagcttttctttctccaggTGTCCGCATGTGTGGGATATTATCCACCTCACTTCAAGAAACTCCGGCGCAAAGGTAAACATTTACAGATAGGGCATGTTCAAACAAATGGTTAATTCACGGGATTATTTAAACAATAGACaaggagtgtgtgtgcgtgtttgtgtgtgtgtgcgcgtgaggtAGAAGCGAAGTGGAGAGTATGGTATGCTCCGGCAATTTTGTATAATTAAtccacctgtgtgtgtgtgtgtgcaaacggCTTAAAAAGGTAAGGTCGGGTTACAAGTTCGAGGTCTACTCATTGTCTCGTTATGTGGCCTGCCAGAAAAACTACAACAATATAgggcaccacacacacacagagcacatactcacagcacacacacacaaacacagggaGAGATCAGAACGCTTTCATGCCATCCTGTCTTTAGTTCTTTCAAAATGAACAGGAAATCCCAGCGCTCCCTATTGCTGTGCACACATCCGGGGGCCGTTGCCCTTGTGTTTGTGAGCGTGGATCGAGTAGCTTGCACTACACATCCCTAATGCCCTGACCAAAtacaaaccaagaaaaaaaaagccaagatCATCACAGGTGTCGAGTTTAGCTATCGCCGCTTCCAGCACCAATCCCAAACGGTCGCTTCCTGCAACACATCAGGACGGTTCTTGGCCATCTTGCAGTAAACCCTCGGGATCGTATCCACATATCGACTACAGTCCATCGACAGGTGTAGGATATAGGGACGGTTAGGGGCACACATTCCCTCCGTCATGGAGTGACACCCAGCATTGCTATATGTTTGTAAACGTGCatttcgagaacggaaggggAGTGTTCACCCAGAGTATGGGAAATTGAATCTCTCACTGAGATTTACccatttgtcaaaaaaaaaaaacaaaaaacaaaacaaacaaacaaacaaacaaaaaaacaaccaaacaaacaaacaaacaaaactgcattcCACTAGACCAGTAAACAAGTGTATAAATTCCTACAGCATCAGGGATATCTAGCAGACAAGCAAATCTCCTAGGCTTTCCAACAAGTTGAGAATTTTATTCCCtcaattttccagaaaaatctGGCTGCTCGTGTCTTTACCCAGAACATCCAATAGAATCAACAGATGAACGGACCCAAACTGCCTCAGGAATGCTTGTGATTTGGTTTTGTAAAATAGCATGCACTTCCTGGAGTCTAATCATTTGCCCCGTTCATGAAATTTTATAAACTGCAAAATTTATTCATCAAAATTTTGCGACTAACTTTATTTACTATGATAGATCATTGGCTGTTTTTATCAACACTGTGTAAACATTTGCCAGACACCCTTCTCGTGAGTACAACATGGGAAACATTGCTCCGTGAACATCTGTGGACGAAAGAAAACTCGGAAAATTCGCTTATCCGGGATAATCTGTCCAACATGCGATGTCAGTATCGCAATGCAGCATCTGTTGGAGGAATATTCCGAGAGGACAAATACAAAAATCGAACTCTTAATAAGTAGAACCGTATTTCACTCCCTGTAAAAGTAACAGCTTTCTTGCCCCTCCTTCGCCCCCATTTTGTCtaccccttaaaaaaaaaaagatatttgaagAAGTGAAACCAGCGTCGAAAACTTATTGATCAGGGGTTTGATTATGTTATCGACTGGCGGGACGTGTGCTAACCACTCGGCGGCTGGTGTGGAGGCAGCTGACAGATCAGTATACAGGAGGACAGCAGATGTTCCATGGCTCAACTTGCAGACGGGGCATGAACAGGACCTACAACCAGTTTCTGTTTTTGAGGGATGCTATTTGTGGATCTCTCCTTCATGTAGTACCTGTTCCATTTCCCTTGTACCTTTGAATTGTTTTCACCTACACGTGATGGCAGTTACAACACGTGCACATACGAATGCATATTATATACTTATAACATACGTACATGCtcgcatacatatatatgcaccaAATGTTTGTAGTTTTGGGGTTTACAAGTAGATAATGAGCAAAAGGTGAACGACTTCCTCCGGAACTTAGAGTCCCTCTTAACGACCGTTAAATATTTATCGTCAGATTTTAGGGAAATAGTATCTAAGAAAGATCCAGCACTCGGGCATTCCTCTAACTGCTAAATATTGTTTAGAAATATTAAACAAGGCCCGATTCTCTAGATTATATTTTCAATCCTTGTAAACGGCAAATATTGCCATcattctcccccacccccaacccccccccaaaaaaaaaaatcctcgttGTGCGTTTCATTAAAATTATCTTCTTGGTGACCCACACCCAGGATCACAGCATTTAGTCTTCCTCCTACCATAGGGTCCGCAACGCCCGGTGCTGTTTGCTCGTCTTGAATAGTCAAGGATTAAAGTGAATGTTACTGCCGACATGGTCAACTTTACCCTTGGTAAGAGACTTGAACAGGTGTTCTGTCTATTGTAATAATCATGCAAGCGCACAAAACGCGAGGCCTTGTGTTGTCAATGAAAGCTAGAAATTGGATTCTGATTAAAGCGAGCAACACTTATTGCTACCGGTCCAGGTGCTGCAGCGAGAGTTCAAAGGACAAAAGCCGCTATAGAGAAGTGCGGGCGCAGAGAACAGGTAGTAGATGGATTACATCAGCTCTTTCCAACCCCTCCGTGAAACTACTGGTTGTGACTAGTGATCTTCCATTATTTCCCTGCCACAGACCATTGTTTACACTACTTACTTTCACTGATTTTAAGACAcatatagagagaaaaaaaatcatttaaaaacccagacagacaaacaaaaagtatGCTTACTGTCCAGATCATTATCTCACTACAAACTTTCCAACATATATGATGTCGGAAGAAGAGGGTATATGATCCATTACTAACATTGGAGAAAAGCATTCTACTACAAAGTGTGAAGAGAGGTGGGGTCGGTGAGATAACGAGCAGAGACTGTACATTTACTGCATTTTTCTGACAAAGTAGGTGACATGTCAGACTTTAGATGGAGAACACACCAACTGCATGAGGAGATGGGGAGATGGGTAAAGtgagaacaagagagagagaacgatcCATGCAACCTCGAGACTGATTTCACATCTTTCACTTACGGTAAATTTCGTTCATTTTACCGTCCTTCAGCTCGTTCACGTACTTAAGCTCACCCCTGCCCCTTTCTATTAAAAGATTTCACTCATTGCCACATTACACAAGGTCGTATCTAACTGTATGCTTGCACACCTGGGCTCAATGTTGGGGACACGCCTGGTTCATTGTTGTATGCCAGTCACCTAGTTCATACCAAGAAATGTGTATAGCCTATATACAAAGCGCTGTAAGCACAATGCTGGGCGAGACAAGGGAGGGAAGAGGGGGAACAGTTATGACCTAAAACCAATCACAGTTTAACCCCCAAGAGTTACCACATAGAAACAAGGCTGTTTTTCTGCTTTGATCAAAGaagcgcacacgcacacaaatacagacatgtacatacacacaatacagtTTCAACTCGTTATTTCGCCAACCGCGCCTCTCGCCACACTTTGCAGAAGAAATGTCCCCTAAAGTTATGCCCTCGTTATGATTAATATATCCTATAGTCTCTTCCCCAACGTTTGTTTTCGATGGATGATGGCGAGATAAAGagtttaaaatgtacataatatGAATGCTGGCGAcggatatttttattactattctgCAGAATCCAAGTctgaatgtaataataaaagcagttaTATAAAGCACATTTCCTCACACGGAGGCGAGCTTAATATGCTTTACAGGATAAAATGGGTAGTATAGGGTAGTGATACCGTATGACAGAAAAGGAAATCACAATCAGACAATCATACAAACTATACCTGCACAttgaaccacgaacttgtatttctagaaacaaacatggacaaGAGAAGGTGGAGACAGTCAAGGTAAACCAaggtaatattatatattaaaggTGTTTctgaaagagataaagaaacacTATTATGTAGcacaaactgtaaaaagaaCTGTCTTTTTTAAGCTCTGTTGGAAATATACCTTTGTGTTTTTAAGTGGAAATGGCAGTGGTGCCGGTGTCTCTcggagaaaagaaaacgaaaggaATGTAcgaagggaaacaactctgtGTTACGGGGAGGTAAGCGACCGGAAGTCGTGGGAGTCGGCCGCCAGCTGATCGTCGTTGGGTTTGAGACTATGGCCAGGAAGGTACTGCAAAATCAAGTagtcagaagaaataaatactctcagaaaactttctttttagTAGACTAACAGCGCGCCATCAGAATAAAGTGTATTTAGAAACAGCCAGTACAATACGTTGCTATAATGCAAGAACAAACTGCGCGACATCTTTGGAAAGTTCGGTTGTAAGCTAACAAAATATTCGTATTTCAGACATGAGAACAAATGCGTTACTCGACTCTGTGAGTGTATGTAAGGGGGCGATGCAGTAGAACTTAATTTGGGCACTTGGAGAATGGGAGCATCGGATGCcataacactttttattttacagataaaGGTTGGGATAAGAGATTTTTCCTCCTGGTCTCAGGTTGTACATCATGGAGTCATGACAAGTTGACAACATATGTCAATTCATGAGTTGTTCCTTTGTTTGGATGTTGTAAAGggatttaataaaatatgaagtttaaaaaaatctatttacgAAAAGCAGCAGCCTTGACAAACACTGCAGTATTTTAAACATGAAAGGGAATCATGTTTTTgagttgcagttttttttcttccagccAGTTTATGGAGACAGGTGGTCAGAGAGTTGCTTGGAACGTACAGAAAGTCTTGGGCTAAAAATTTTTCAAAGGGCAGCAACACGCAAAATCGTATGGCCTGCAGACAGGATTCATAGCGTCTGCGCCCAAGTAAGTTGCTTGTTTAGTAAGATTTTTCATCCtagtgtaaattatttttcttctagGTATCCCATGTACCATACCTCTCAacataaaattgaaatataaggaataaaggcaaagaaaacccttttttttaggttatatatatatacattttctgCGTAAAATATTAGACTACAGTGGGTGTTTACGTGGCataattttaaagcttttttttctcctaggACCCAGTGGTACCTGTAAGCCTGGATGAAGCCTTTAGTACTATGTTGAACTTCATGTCTTTGTCTTCATGTCAGTGCAAGGTATGAAATTTAAGCCATGAAAGAtagaaaactggttttaatTTTAGGCATTATTTTAGGTTACATCGTATAAAATGCTGCCAGAACCTTTATAGGATACATCTAAAACAAAAAGCTGTCCAACAAACTTGGTTAAGAACAGTGCAATATATTCCAGCCAAATGGGTGAGTGGTTGTGGTGCACAGACTCATTTGCAGCATTGGAAtgtcaaaactaaaaaaaagcaaacaaaaagccCCACTCAAGATGTGGCTTTGACAATGGCATCACCACTTTAATCAACCACATTTGTCCtcttaaaatttttaactttttgcatTAGGAACCTAATTATAGAATGCTAGTATAAGGTGTGTATGTGCTGTAAACTTTTACCTTGTCTGTATTATTGGCAAGACCAATCCTTTGCAGTACATTTTTAAGCTTAATATTGTACATATTGATGTCTgacttttttgtgctttttcagCGTTACTTTAAAAGTGCTCATTCCAACAAATGGAGTGCACATGACTATCTACACTGTAGCAGGTATCACACCCCACCAGCAAGTACATCTAGGTCATCCCAAAGAAACCCGGTAAGATTCCAATTTTTTCCTAAGAAACAATGAGTGCATTGTTGGGTGTGTGTAGTAAATAGAGGTGTGAGGAAGAGGTATATAGGCTGCTATAATGTTTGAAACTGccaattataaaaaatattcttgattTTGCTGAATTATTTTTGGGGAGACTTTGGTTTTtattaagagagaaaaaaagcagggCAAATTTTCTCACAGAATTTGTGAGGGTCAGACTTATTTCtcatttctgattttatttcttgtccaaacaaaaagatatcagggcttctgctaaggctaaattctttggggtcccagggaccccttcttcagatttttaaggggtccctgt
The sequence above is a segment of the Pomacea canaliculata isolate SZHN2017 linkage group LG6, ASM307304v1, whole genome shotgun sequence genome. Coding sequences within it:
- the LOC112567073 gene encoding uncharacterized protein LOC112567073; this encodes MARKPVYGDRWSESCLERTESLGLKIFQRAATRKIVWPADRIHSVCAQDPVVPVSLDEAFSTMLNFMSLSSCQCKRYFKSAHSNKWSAHDYLHCSRYHTPPASTSRSSQRNPLHCDETVHVLLAPGTYSVTAGKDSNVTQTHIVHVHKGEAVNLDFVL